One window of the Brevundimonas goettingensis genome contains the following:
- a CDS encoding SDR family oxidoreductase, which yields MDLRIAGKRALVCGGSSGLGLAVATALVKEGVHVALLSRDAAKLQAAADELNAMGPGRAVIAPADLADHAALLAAVDVAEAALGGPIEILLNNTGGPPPSGVVGLGPELWRAQFEMMVLSVFRLTDRVLPAMRAAGWGRILNVASVSLIEPIGTLGVSNTLRASIAAWAKTLSNEVAADGITVNTLLPGRIDTPRIERLDKAAAERTGKTPEEARAASVTSIPVGRIGTTEEFGAVAAFLASPLAAYVTGSLVRLDGGSVRAI from the coding sequence ATGGACCTGAGGATCGCCGGAAAACGCGCCCTGGTCTGCGGCGGGTCCAGCGGTCTGGGTCTCGCCGTGGCGACGGCTCTGGTGAAGGAGGGCGTTCATGTCGCCCTCTTGTCCCGTGATGCGGCGAAGCTTCAGGCGGCGGCGGATGAGCTGAACGCCATGGGGCCCGGTAGGGCGGTCATCGCCCCGGCGGATCTGGCGGATCACGCCGCCCTTCTGGCGGCCGTGGATGTGGCGGAAGCCGCGCTGGGCGGACCTATCGAGATCCTGCTCAACAACACCGGCGGACCGCCGCCCTCGGGCGTGGTCGGTCTCGGTCCCGAGCTGTGGCGCGCCCAGTTCGAGATGATGGTCCTGTCTGTCTTCCGCCTGACCGACCGGGTCCTGCCGGCCATGCGGGCGGCGGGCTGGGGCCGGATCCTGAACGTCGCCTCCGTCTCCCTGATCGAGCCCATCGGGACGCTCGGCGTGTCCAACACCCTGCGCGCCTCCATCGCCGCCTGGGCCAAGACCCTGTCGAACGAGGTCGCCGCCGACGGGATCACCGTCAACACCCTGCTGCCAGGCCGGATCGACACCCCACGCATCGAGCGGCTCGACAAGGCCGCCGCCGAACGCACGGGCAAGACGCCGGAAGAAGCGCGCGCCGCCTCCGTGACCTCCATCCCCGTGGGCCGCATCGGCACGACGGAAGAGTTCGGCGCCGTCGCCGCCTTCCTCGCCAGCCCTCTGGCCGCCTATGTCACCGGGTCGCTGGTGCGGCTGGACGGCGGATCGGTGCGGGCGATCTAG
- a CDS encoding tyrosine recombinase XerC produces MKTSGEVLLAWLEHLAHERRLSPRTLEAYGHIGRHYLGFLERHRGDPQSLSDLGTVTAAEVRAHLAERRSGDHPLNARSLGQTLAAIRGFHDFLDRRCDTPAPQLALVRGPKIKPSLPRPVTADQARGLMQEPEADPDAEPWEAARDRAVLTLLYGCGLRISEALSLIRADAPFPETIRIVGKGSKTRIVPILPAVREAVDAYLALQPFPPEPRDALFRAKRGGPLSPRHVQATVQTLRGRLGLPASATPHALRHSFATHLLGAGADLRSIQELLGHASLSTTQKYTAVDAARLLGAYAAAHPRA; encoded by the coding sequence TTGAAAACCTCGGGCGAGGTCCTGCTCGCCTGGCTCGAGCATCTGGCGCATGAGCGGCGGCTGTCGCCCCGCACGCTGGAAGCCTATGGCCATATCGGGCGGCACTATCTCGGCTTTCTCGAACGCCATCGCGGCGACCCCCAGTCCCTGTCCGATCTGGGCACGGTGACCGCCGCCGAGGTCCGCGCTCATCTGGCCGAGCGGCGCAGCGGGGACCATCCGCTGAACGCCCGATCGCTGGGCCAGACCCTGGCCGCCATCCGGGGCTTTCACGACTTCCTCGACCGGCGTTGCGATACGCCCGCGCCTCAGCTGGCGCTCGTGCGGGGGCCGAAGATCAAACCCTCCCTGCCCCGCCCCGTCACCGCCGATCAGGCGCGCGGCCTGATGCAGGAGCCCGAGGCCGATCCCGACGCCGAGCCGTGGGAGGCCGCGCGCGACCGGGCGGTCCTGACCCTGCTCTACGGCTGCGGCCTGCGGATTTCCGAGGCCCTCAGCCTGATCCGCGCCGACGCCCCTTTCCCAGAGACCATTCGCATCGTCGGCAAGGGCTCCAAGACCCGCATCGTCCCCATACTGCCCGCCGTACGCGAGGCGGTGGATGCCTATCTTGCGTTGCAGCCCTTCCCGCCGGAGCCGCGCGACGCCCTGTTCCGGGCCAAACGCGGCGGGCCCTTGAGCCCCCGCCACGTGCAGGCGACGGTGCAGACACTCAGGGGCCGGCTGGGCCTGCCGGCCAGCGCCACGCCCCATGCCCTGCGCCACTCCTTCGCCACCCATCTGCTGGGCGCCGGGGCCGACCTGAGGTCGATCCAGGAACTGCTGGGCCACGCCAGCCTGTCGACGACCCAGAAATACACCGCCGTCGACGCCGCCCGGCTGCTCGGCGCCTATGCCGCGGCCCATCCCCGGGCCTAG
- a CDS encoding aspartyl protease family protein, with translation MRSSAEHGDAFTPTQPHRRALTLGLCAAGFGLIAGPTLAQTTSAPPPVAPGPDPLAPPPDVGEEARLLANLFTRMAVKTELNGRPGFAFVMDTGAGRTAIARDVAEAMALPPGPPILVHGLTSAELTPTVKIARLSFGGRRFNDIYAGVYPRELLGADGLMGLDVLSRFELEFNLDRRSMKLTPSGPDRIEVGTAFYTPSHIRRDSCGRTRIGRFGQLILVNARVEGVQVDCFVDSGAQYSIGNMSLFQAIASGGDRPTQRTLIPIYGVTGQTILAEHANVSQLTIGTRRLGPASLLFADLHAFETLELNQRPALLLGADVLYRFRRVSLDFGRSRMEFGPLRRTPETMTRR, from the coding sequence ATGAGGTCTTCAGCCGAACACGGCGACGCCTTCACACCGACGCAGCCGCACAGGCGCGCCCTGACCCTTGGACTCTGCGCGGCCGGTTTCGGCCTGATCGCCGGTCCCACCCTCGCCCAGACGACGTCAGCGCCGCCGCCGGTGGCGCCCGGCCCCGATCCGTTGGCGCCGCCGCCCGATGTCGGCGAAGAGGCGCGGCTGCTGGCCAATCTGTTCACCCGGATGGCGGTCAAGACCGAGCTCAACGGCCGCCCCGGCTTCGCCTTCGTCATGGACACCGGCGCGGGACGGACCGCCATCGCCCGCGATGTGGCCGAGGCCATGGCCCTGCCGCCCGGGCCGCCCATCCTGGTCCACGGCCTGACCTCGGCCGAACTGACCCCGACGGTGAAGATCGCCCGGCTGAGCTTCGGCGGTCGACGGTTCAACGACATCTATGCCGGGGTCTATCCGCGCGAACTGCTCGGCGCCGACGGCCTGATGGGGCTGGACGTGCTGTCGCGGTTCGAGCTGGAGTTCAACCTCGACCGCCGCTCCATGAAGCTGACCCCGTCCGGCCCCGACAGGATCGAGGTGGGCACGGCCTTCTACACCCCCAGCCACATCCGACGCGACAGCTGCGGCCGGACCCGCATCGGGCGGTTCGGCCAGCTGATCCTTGTCAACGCCCGCGTCGAAGGGGTTCAGGTCGACTGTTTCGTCGACAGCGGCGCCCAGTATTCGATCGGCAATATGAGCCTGTTCCAGGCCATCGCCTCGGGCGGCGACCGGCCGACCCAGCGGACCCTGATCCCGATCTATGGCGTCACGGGCCAGACCATCCTGGCCGAGCACGCCAATGTCAGCCAGCTGACCATCGGGACGCGGCGTCTGGGGCCGGCCTCCCTGCTGTTCGCCGATCTCCACGCCTTCGAAACCCTGGAGCTGAACCAGCGCCCCGCCCTGCTGCTGGGCGCCGACGTCCTCTATCGCTTCCGGCGGGTGTCGCTCGACTTCGGTCGCTCACGTATGGAGTTCGGGCCGCTGAGACGCACGCCCGAGACGATGACGCGCCGCTAG
- the lpdA gene encoding dihydrolipoyl dehydrogenase: MAEATAQYDVVIIGGGPGGYNAAIRAGQLGLTVACVEKGDTLGGTCLNVGCMPSKALLHASELFEIANKEFGTLGIDVGTPKVNLPQMMKQKADSVGALTKGIEFLFKKNKAVWIKGKGKIAGAGKVEVTAADGTVTILTAKDIVIATGSEPTPLPGVDFVEGKIIDSTGALSLPAIPKKLIVIGAGVIGLELGSVWRRLGAEVTVVEFLDKVGAGMDAEVATAFQRGLTKQGMTFKMGTKVTSAKVAKDGVVLTLEPAAGGEVETLTGDVVLVAIGRRPYTAGLGLETVGIETDKRGFLNNDHLKTGAAGVWVIGDVTHGPMLAHKAEEEAVAVIEYIAGKAGHVDYDLVPSVIYTGPEVAWVGKTEEQLKAAGVEFKKGKFPFTANSRAKINHETEGFVKVLADATTDKVLGVHIYGPSAGEMIAEACIAMAFGGASEDIARTCHAHPTRSEAVKQAAMGVEGWTMQA, translated from the coding sequence ATGGCCGAAGCCACCGCCCAATACGACGTCGTCATCATCGGCGGCGGTCCCGGCGGCTATAACGCCGCGATCCGCGCCGGCCAGCTGGGTCTGACCGTCGCCTGCGTCGAGAAGGGCGACACCCTCGGCGGCACCTGCCTGAACGTCGGCTGCATGCCCTCCAAGGCCCTGCTGCACGCCTCCGAGCTGTTCGAGATCGCCAACAAGGAGTTCGGCACGCTCGGCATCGACGTCGGCACGCCCAAGGTCAATCTGCCGCAGATGATGAAGCAGAAGGCCGACAGCGTCGGCGCCCTGACCAAGGGCATCGAATTCCTGTTCAAGAAGAACAAGGCCGTCTGGATCAAGGGCAAGGGCAAGATCGCCGGCGCCGGCAAGGTCGAGGTCACCGCCGCCGACGGCACGGTCACCATTCTGACCGCCAAGGACATCGTCATCGCCACCGGTTCGGAGCCCACCCCCCTGCCGGGCGTGGACTTCGTCGAGGGCAAGATCATCGATTCCACCGGCGCCCTGTCGCTGCCGGCCATCCCGAAGAAGCTGATCGTCATCGGAGCCGGCGTCATCGGCCTTGAGCTCGGCTCGGTCTGGCGTCGTCTGGGCGCCGAGGTCACCGTGGTCGAGTTCCTCGACAAGGTCGGCGCCGGCATGGACGCCGAGGTCGCCACCGCCTTCCAGCGCGGTCTGACCAAACAGGGCATGACCTTCAAGATGGGCACGAAGGTCACCTCGGCCAAGGTCGCCAAGGACGGCGTCGTCCTGACCCTGGAACCCGCTGCCGGCGGCGAGGTCGAGACCCTGACGGGCGATGTGGTTCTGGTCGCCATCGGCCGCCGCCCCTACACCGCCGGCCTGGGTCTGGAGACTGTCGGCATCGAGACCGACAAGCGCGGCTTCCTCAACAACGACCACCTGAAGACCGGCGCGGCCGGCGTCTGGGTGATCGGCGACGTGACCCACGGTCCGATGCTGGCGCACAAGGCGGAAGAAGAGGCTGTCGCGGTCATCGAGTACATCGCGGGCAAGGCCGGCCACGTCGACTACGACCTGGTCCCCAGCGTCATCTACACCGGTCCCGAAGTGGCCTGGGTCGGCAAGACCGAGGAACAGCTCAAGGCCGCCGGCGTCGAGTTCAAGAAGGGCAAATTCCCCTTCACCGCCAACTCGCGCGCCAAGATCAACCATGAGACCGAGGGCTTCGTGAAGGTCCTGGCCGATGCGACCACCGACAAGGTTCTGGGCGTCCACATCTACGGCCCCTCGGCCGGCGAGATGATCGCGGAAGCCTGTATCGCCATGGCCTTCGGCGGCGCCTCGGAAGACATCGCCCGCACCTGCCACGCCCACCCGACCCGCTCCGAAGCCGTCAAACAGGCGGCCATGGGCGTCGAGGGCTGGACCATGCAGGCGTAA
- a CDS encoding 2-hydroxyacid dehydrogenase, with protein sequence MSLPHILVLPGLPELAAEQLKAGAWVLHPPQAVGSPPAGAPIVGLVASGGTAVPNSLIDALSDLKIIAVHGVGYDRVDVAHARSRGVVVTNTPDVLSADVADLALALTLSTLRRLPAAERWLRAGDWAAGGKFPLARSATGLRYGVLGLGRIGREIARRLEPFAGELAYHSRKPVADVAWRHAPDPVALAASVDVLIVAVPGGPATKGLVDARVLEALGPDGVLINIARGEVVDEEALIAALAEGRLGGAGLDVFAREPNVPQALLDSDRCVLAPHIGSATVEARTAMAALMIANLEAALAGEAAPTPVA encoded by the coding sequence ATGTCCCTCCCCCACATTCTCGTCCTGCCCGGCTTGCCTGAACTGGCCGCCGAGCAACTGAAGGCCGGAGCGTGGGTCCTCCATCCGCCCCAGGCCGTCGGGTCTCCGCCTGCAGGCGCGCCGATCGTCGGTCTCGTCGCCTCGGGCGGGACGGCGGTTCCGAACAGTCTGATCGACGCCCTGTCCGATCTGAAGATCATCGCCGTCCACGGAGTCGGCTATGACCGGGTCGACGTCGCCCATGCCCGGAGCCGGGGCGTGGTCGTCACCAATACCCCCGATGTGCTCAGCGCCGACGTCGCCGATCTGGCCCTCGCCCTGACCCTTTCCACCCTGCGTCGCCTGCCCGCCGCCGAGCGCTGGCTGAGGGCAGGCGACTGGGCGGCCGGCGGCAAGTTCCCGCTGGCCCGCAGCGCGACCGGCCTGAGGTATGGGGTCCTCGGCCTCGGCCGGATCGGGCGGGAGATCGCCCGACGACTGGAGCCCTTCGCCGGAGAGCTGGCCTATCACAGCCGCAAGCCGGTCGCGGACGTCGCCTGGCGTCATGCCCCCGATCCGGTCGCCCTCGCCGCCTCGGTCGACGTCCTGATCGTCGCGGTCCCGGGCGGCCCGGCGACGAAGGGGCTGGTCGACGCCCGGGTTCTGGAGGCGCTCGGCCCCGACGGGGTCCTGATCAACATCGCCCGGGGCGAGGTGGTCGATGAGGAGGCCCTGATCGCGGCCCTGGCCGAGGGCCGGCTGGGCGGCGCGGGTCTCGACGTCTTCGCCCGTGAACCGAACGTCCCGCAGGCCCTGCTGGACTCGGACCGCTGCGTGCTGGCGCCCCACATCGGCTCGGCGACGGTCGAGGCGCGGACGGCGATGGCGGCGCTGATGATCGCCAATCTGGAAGCCGCCCTCGCCGGAGAGGCCGCGCCGACACCCGTTGCCTGA
- a CDS encoding PAS domain-containing sensor histidine kinase: MLLEGEVNWTVVFAVLAVAGHVVALIAIWFALRNRIRHASASGELNQVQKVAAETDKRLFETLNAIPVAIVQTDTQGKFTFANKAAHQLMGRRDAELLGLRFHSATWGITFPDGRPIPPDMLPSARALRGQTVRGFQHILANPSSRRKMLVSVTAMPIENEYGQIIGSTAAVVETEGLTTPEAPPAPEPAIVHPDADLTRRVFDSATSGLVVVSTHGVVREANPVALDRLGRTEGVIGADFAETFLADGQRVEGRQTLRAALQAPAGAADVIIATQADGAIVAWRILPLTNSEGVVDALLLAGDEHVPEPEVAVEPEIVPEPEAMVEPAFVTADIPEPEVQPAFEPEPIPAEAPAFDAAFDGPASGPVPGPDALDEDMPTVEPASDSAELDALRRERDAALRQAEAARAEAETAMAEADRIEARARAEEDNVRRLEGIGRVTGGMAQDFNALLGVMTSALDMMLKQAEDPAKVRRLGQAALAAGQRGEAMTARLSALSMDDENAPRTLDAGVLLRAMESRLRALAGPGVDLMIEGPSAPAIVRLDPVAFEGAVRALVANAVEAVSGSGSVAVRLETTEAGARLSVRDTGPGMDRDVIARAQEPFFTTKTGAAGLGLAQARAFARQSGGTLTIDSAPGEGAEVAVTLPAEAA; this comes from the coding sequence ATGCTGCTGGAAGGCGAGGTCAACTGGACGGTGGTGTTCGCCGTGCTCGCCGTCGCGGGCCATGTTGTCGCGCTCATCGCCATCTGGTTCGCCCTGCGCAACCGCATCCGGCACGCCAGCGCCTCGGGCGAGCTGAACCAGGTCCAGAAGGTCGCCGCCGAGACCGACAAGCGGCTGTTCGAGACCCTGAACGCCATTCCCGTCGCCATTGTCCAGACCGACACCCAGGGCAAGTTCACCTTCGCCAACAAGGCCGCGCACCAGCTGATGGGGCGTCGTGACGCCGAGCTGCTGGGCCTGCGCTTCCATTCGGCGACCTGGGGCATCACCTTCCCGGACGGACGGCCCATCCCGCCCGACATGCTGCCCAGCGCCCGCGCGCTTCGGGGCCAGACCGTGCGGGGCTTCCAGCATATCCTCGCCAACCCGTCGTCGCGGCGGAAGATGCTGGTCTCGGTCACGGCCATGCCCATCGAGAACGAATACGGCCAGATCATCGGCTCCACCGCCGCCGTGGTCGAGACCGAGGGGCTGACCACGCCAGAGGCGCCGCCCGCGCCCGAGCCGGCCATCGTCCATCCCGACGCCGACCTGACCCGCCGGGTGTTCGACAGCGCGACCAGCGGCCTGGTCGTCGTTTCGACCCACGGCGTGGTGCGCGAGGCCAACCCGGTGGCCCTGGACCGTCTCGGCCGCACCGAGGGCGTGATCGGCGCAGACTTCGCCGAGACCTTCCTGGCCGACGGCCAGAGGGTCGAGGGCCGTCAGACCCTGCGCGCGGCCCTTCAGGCCCCGGCGGGCGCCGCTGATGTTATCATCGCGACCCAGGCCGACGGCGCGATCGTGGCCTGGCGCATCCTGCCGCTGACCAATTCCGAGGGCGTGGTCGACGCCCTGCTGCTGGCCGGGGACGAGCACGTCCCTGAGCCGGAAGTGGCGGTCGAGCCGGAAATCGTTCCCGAACCGGAAGCGATGGTCGAGCCGGCCTTCGTCACTGCGGACATCCCCGAGCCGGAGGTCCAGCCCGCGTTCGAACCCGAACCCATCCCGGCGGAAGCCCCGGCTTTCGACGCCGCGTTCGACGGACCCGCTTCTGGCCCCGTGCCCGGTCCCGACGCGCTCGACGAGGACATGCCGACGGTGGAGCCTGCGTCTGACTCGGCCGAGCTCGACGCCCTGCGCCGCGAACGCGACGCCGCCCTGCGTCAGGCCGAGGCCGCCCGCGCGGAGGCCGAGACGGCCATGGCCGAGGCCGACCGGATCGAGGCCCGGGCCCGCGCCGAGGAAGACAATGTCCGCCGTCTGGAGGGCATCGGCCGTGTCACCGGCGGCATGGCCCAGGACTTCAACGCCCTGCTCGGCGTCATGACCAGCGCGCTCGACATGATGCTGAAACAGGCCGAGGACCCCGCGAAGGTGCGCCGTCTCGGGCAGGCGGCGCTCGCCGCCGGTCAGCGCGGCGAGGCCATGACCGCGCGTCTGTCGGCCCTGTCGATGGACGACGAGAATGCGCCCAGGACCCTCGACGCCGGCGTCCTGCTGCGCGCCATGGAAAGCCGTCTGCGCGCCCTGGCCGGCCCCGGCGTCGACCTGATGATCGAGGGGCCGTCGGCTCCGGCCATCGTGCGTCTGGATCCCGTGGCCTTCGAGGGCGCGGTGCGGGCCCTGGTCGCCAATGCGGTCGAGGCCGTCAGCGGGTCCGGCTCCGTCGCCGTGCGGCTGGAGACCACCGAGGCCGGCGCCCGTCTGTCGGTGCGCGACACCGGCCCGGGCATGGACCGCGACGTCATCGCCCGCGCCCAGGAGCCCTTCTTCACCACCAAGACCGGCGCCGCCGGTCTGGGTCTGGCCCAGGCGCGCGCCTTCGCCCGCCAGTCGGGCGGGACCCTGACCATCGACAGCGCGCCCGGCGAGGGCGCCGAGGTGGCCGTGACCCTGCCGGCCGAAGCGGCCTGA